A window of the Armatimonadota bacterium genome harbors these coding sequences:
- a CDS encoding lipoate--protein ligase family protein: protein MRVLIEWSGAAERQMARDAELFETLKAGETALRIYDWDRPALTIGSNRPLDPSIGKAAREHGICVYRRPTSGDAVLHGHDVTIALTVRSPQPGKRISPRWLIRSVGERMIGAFGMLGIRAVQGSNAVGRSSSQFDCFNNSAPADIAEAETSVKLIGCAYRVAEHGALLQASIPVRRPIHDRPLFGHEIKVFKLLERDAVAEALAASFSDF, encoded by the coding sequence TTGCGCGTGCTGATCGAGTGGAGCGGAGCTGCCGAGCGCCAAATGGCTCGGGACGCCGAACTGTTCGAAACCCTCAAGGCAGGGGAGACCGCGCTCCGGATTTACGATTGGGATCGACCAGCGCTGACCATCGGTTCTAACAGGCCGCTCGATCCTTCCATCGGCAAAGCGGCGAGAGAGCACGGCATTTGCGTCTATAGGCGTCCTACCAGCGGCGATGCAGTGCTGCACGGGCACGACGTTACGATTGCGCTGACCGTTCGTTCCCCTCAACCAGGCAAGCGAATCAGTCCTCGTTGGCTGATAAGATCCGTCGGCGAAAGGATGATCGGCGCTTTCGGGATGCTCGGGATTAGAGCCGTTCAAGGTTCAAATGCTGTAGGAAGGTCTTCGTCTCAATTCGATTGCTTTAACAACTCTGCGCCTGCGGACATAGCGGAGGCCGAGACCAGCGTCAAACTGATCGGGTGCGCCTACCGAGTGGCCGAGCATGGCGCGCTGTTGCAGGCGTCGATACCGGTTCGCCGTCCGATCCACGATCGGCCGCTCTTTGGGCACGAGATCAAGGTGTTTAAGCTTCTCGAACGCGATGCGGTGGCCGAGGCGCTGGCAGCCAGTTTTTCAGACTTCTAG
- a CDS encoding TIM barrel protein gives MKLTIGVNGAFLTRRWEKPENWVDVTLSCGFRRLSFCADVLDPFFSGDESYQSDAASEFGNIARHKGLQIVDLYTGVATHRFHGLSHYSGTVRARMMQWIEQAAQLACAIGAPAIGGHWDAFSVETLADSDETERLWNRLIETFQGLSVLVEERGLTAIFQEQMYIPSEKPWTLDEAGRFLREANDKKAGVPVFLTVDTGHACGMHYGLDAPDTDYREWLRRYAQACRVIHLQQTTPDASHHWPFTARHNEKGFVRMDAAIDAIAESKPFPGIAPPEEICLVLEYIPGSTVTEAQILADLQESAEYLRQYVPDDGLEV, from the coding sequence ATGAAGCTGACGATCGGCGTCAACGGCGCTTTCCTAACGCGCCGTTGGGAAAAGCCGGAAAACTGGGTCGATGTAACGTTGTCCTGTGGTTTTCGCCGCCTTAGTTTTTGCGCCGATGTGCTCGATCCCTTTTTCAGCGGCGATGAGTCCTATCAGAGCGATGCAGCCTCCGAGTTCGGCAACATCGCTCGACATAAAGGGCTCCAGATTGTTGATCTTTACACGGGCGTGGCCACGCATCGCTTTCACGGATTGAGCCATTATAGCGGGACGGTTCGAGCGCGAATGATGCAATGGATCGAACAGGCCGCCCAGCTTGCCTGCGCCATTGGCGCTCCTGCAATCGGAGGGCACTGGGACGCCTTCTCGGTCGAAACCCTGGCCGATTCCGACGAAACCGAGCGACTCTGGAACCGCCTGATAGAAACATTCCAAGGACTATCCGTCTTGGTAGAGGAACGCGGACTAACCGCGATCTTTCAGGAACAGATGTACATCCCGAGCGAAAAGCCATGGACCCTGGATGAAGCGGGCCGCTTTCTGCGAGAAGCCAACGACAAGAAGGCCGGGGTTCCAGTGTTCCTTACGGTCGATACTGGACACGCCTGCGGGATGCACTATGGATTGGACGCGCCGGACACCGACTATCGAGAATGGCTCCGACGCTATGCCCAAGCGTGCCGCGTTATCCACCTTCAACAGACCACCCCGGATGCCAGCCATCATTGGCCGTTCACTGCGAGACACAACGAAAAGGGCTTCGTGCGGATGGATGCCGCGATCGACGCCATTGCGGAGAGCAAGCCTTTCCCCGGCATTGCGCCGCCAGAAGAGATCTGCCTCGTCTTAGAATACATCCCCGGTTCGACCGTAACCGAAGCGCAGATTTTGGCGGACTTGCAAGAATCGGCGGAATATCTCCGCCAATATGTGCCGGACGACGGCCTAGAAGTCTGA
- a CDS encoding TrkA family potassium uptake protein has product MHLVILGCGRSGSALALIMSEKGHQVTVIDVDSTSFTRLGKRHKCQVVVGDGLDEDTLQKASLQGAEAFVSCTKGDNTNLMVAQMARELYGVKRVGAKVNDPVRADAYRNQGIFTITPGAMVAGLWRDWLTEQPSGPIDQYNAFLPELQQLMSE; this is encoded by the coding sequence ATGCATTTAGTCATCTTGGGATGCGGACGGAGCGGATCGGCATTGGCTCTGATCATGAGCGAGAAGGGACACCAAGTTACCGTGATCGATGTCGATTCGACCTCGTTTACCCGTCTGGGCAAGCGGCACAAGTGCCAAGTGGTGGTTGGCGACGGTCTGGACGAAGACACCCTGCAGAAGGCGAGCCTACAAGGCGCCGAGGCCTTCGTATCATGCACAAAGGGCGACAACACGAATCTGATGGTCGCTCAGATGGCGCGCGAACTTTATGGCGTCAAACGAGTCGGGGCGAAAGTCAACGACCCCGTTCGCGCCGACGCCTATCGGAATCAAGGCATTTTTACCATTACGCCAGGGGCCATGGTCGCGGGTCTCTGGCGCGATTGGTTGACCGAGCAGCCGTCCGGCCCAATCGACCAATACAACGCTTTTTTGCCAGAACTACAGCAGCTGATGAGCGAATAG
- a CDS encoding L-lactate dehydrogenase, giving the protein MKIGIIGGGGRVGSNAAYALQTTGTGSEIVLLDANREAADGEALDLRHGSAMSSSQRIRSGDYADLEGAECVVITAGLRRKPDESRLELINRNVDLFRSVLASLKPVRLADDCVILVVSNPVDVLTYLAVKESGLPSQRVIGLGTVLDTCRFRSLLAEKFAVGATDVEALILGEHGDSMVPIWSSATIGGASIKSFQGASMDDLNAIFDYTKKGGAEVIRLKGGAGYAVGISIQQVVRAIESDSQAILPVSALQNGALGIRDVCLSLPTTVGRKGVVAIHEPSVDDNERSLLAKSSQALSETNRQVMG; this is encoded by the coding sequence ATGAAGATAGGCATTATAGGCGGGGGCGGCCGAGTTGGATCGAACGCCGCATACGCCTTGCAGACCACGGGCACCGGCAGCGAGATCGTACTGCTCGATGCCAACCGAGAGGCGGCGGACGGAGAAGCGTTGGATTTGAGGCATGGTTCGGCCATGTCCTCGTCGCAACGCATCCGCTCGGGCGACTACGCGGACTTGGAGGGCGCCGAGTGCGTCGTGATTACCGCTGGTCTTAGACGCAAACCCGACGAGAGCCGATTAGAACTGATCAACCGCAACGTCGATCTGTTTCGAAGCGTGCTCGCGAGTCTTAAACCGGTCCGCTTGGCCGACGACTGCGTTATTCTGGTCGTCTCCAATCCAGTGGACGTGCTGACCTATCTGGCAGTCAAAGAGTCGGGCTTGCCCTCTCAGCGCGTCATCGGGCTGGGCACTGTGCTCGACACCTGCCGATTTCGGTCCCTCTTGGCGGAGAAGTTCGCCGTTGGCGCGACCGATGTGGAGGCGCTAATATTGGGCGAGCACGGCGACAGCATGGTGCCCATCTGGAGCAGCGCCACCATCGGGGGCGCCAGCATCAAGAGTTTTCAGGGCGCATCGATGGACGACCTGAACGCGATCTTCGACTACACTAAGAAGGGCGGCGCCGAGGTCATCCGATTGAAAGGCGGCGCGGGCTATGCGGTCGGGATCTCCATCCAACAGGTCGTCAGAGCGATCGAGAGCGATTCGCAAGCAATCCTGCCTGTCTCTGCGCTGCAGAATGGCGCTCTTGGCATTCGCGACGTCTGCCTTTCCTTACCGACCACCGTCGGACGCAAAGGCGTCGTCGCCATTCACGAACCGAGCGTGGACGATAACGAACGTTCGCTTTTGGCCAAGTCTAGCCAGGCGCTGAGCGAGACGAACCGGCAAGTCATGGGGTAA
- the cdd gene encoding cytidine deaminase — MDDEGLIEAAKAARLQAYAPYSNYLVGAAIVCEDGSIHTGANVENSIYGLSVCAERVAIWSAVAEGRRRITKLALVTADGGFPCGACRQVLFEFADPAGCPVLIADLQGNVRRTDVNALLPEGFRL; from the coding sequence ATGGACGATGAAGGCTTAATCGAGGCGGCCAAAGCGGCTCGACTGCAGGCTTATGCCCCTTATTCGAATTATCTGGTCGGCGCCGCCATCGTGTGCGAGGACGGCTCGATCCATACAGGCGCTAACGTGGAGAACTCTATCTACGGACTTTCGGTCTGCGCAGAGCGAGTCGCTATTTGGAGCGCGGTCGCCGAAGGGCGCCGCCGGATAACTAAACTGGCGCTGGTTACAGCGGACGGCGGGTTTCCGTGCGGCGCGTGCCGGCAGGTGCTGTTCGAATTTGCCGACCCTGCCGGTTGCCCCGTGCTGATAGCCGACCTTCAGGGCAATGTGCGTCGGACCGATGTCAACGCCCTACTGCCGGAAGGCTTTAGACTGTGA
- the atpD gene encoding F0F1 ATP synthase subunit beta: protein MANIGKVVQVMGPVVDIRFPASELPEINNAIKITSQELGLDLTCEVAQHLGDDTVRTVSMASTDGLVRGIDAVDTGAPITVPVGRETLGRLFNLLGEPIDKKGPVSQERTSPIHKSTPSYVEQNVKTEILETGLKVVDLLCPFNKGGKIGLFGGAGLGKTVLIQELIRNIATEHKGVSVFAGVGERTREGNDLYLEMTESGVINQTVLVFGQMNEPPGARLRVGLTALTMAEYFRDEEGQDVLIFIDNIFRFVQAGSEVSALLGRMPSAVGYQPTLASEMGALQERITSTKRGSITSVQAIYVPADDPTDPAPATTFSHLDAYIYLERRIADKGLYPAVDPLASTSKNLDPHIVGEDHYNVARSVQQILQRYRDLQDIIAILGIDELSDDDKVAVNRARRIERFLSQPNFVAEQFTGIPGRYVRVEDTVKGFKRIIDGELDDLPEQAFYMCGGVDDVFEKAKELQGQVA from the coding sequence ATGGCTAACATAGGCAAGGTCGTACAAGTGATGGGCCCCGTCGTCGATATTCGCTTTCCCGCAAGCGAACTTCCCGAAATCAACAATGCGATCAAGATAACCAGCCAGGAGTTGGGCCTCGATCTGACGTGCGAGGTCGCCCAGCATCTTGGCGACGACACCGTCCGCACGGTTTCGATGGCTTCGACCGATGGTCTAGTCCGAGGGATCGATGCCGTCGATACCGGCGCGCCGATCACCGTTCCTGTCGGACGCGAGACGCTTGGCCGTCTCTTCAATCTTTTGGGCGAGCCGATCGACAAGAAGGGACCGGTCAGCCAAGAGCGAACGTCGCCCATTCACAAATCGACGCCCAGCTACGTAGAACAGAACGTCAAGACAGAGATCCTTGAAACCGGGCTCAAGGTCGTCGATCTTCTTTGCCCCTTTAACAAGGGCGGCAAGATCGGACTGTTCGGCGGCGCGGGACTGGGCAAGACCGTATTGATCCAAGAGCTGATTCGCAACATCGCCACCGAGCATAAGGGCGTCTCGGTCTTTGCCGGGGTCGGCGAGCGAACGCGGGAAGGCAACGATCTCTATCTGGAAATGACCGAATCGGGCGTTATCAACCAAACCGTTCTGGTCTTCGGCCAGATGAACGAGCCGCCGGGCGCGCGCCTTCGCGTTGGCCTGACCGCCCTCACCATGGCCGAGTATTTCCGCGATGAAGAAGGCCAGGACGTGCTCATCTTTATCGACAACATCTTCCGCTTCGTGCAGGCAGGCTCCGAAGTTTCTGCGCTACTCGGTAGAATGCCTTCCGCAGTCGGCTATCAGCCAACGCTCGCGTCCGAGATGGGCGCCCTGCAGGAGCGTATCACCTCTACCAAGCGCGGATCGATCACCTCTGTGCAGGCTATCTATGTGCCAGCGGACGACCCGACCGATCCGGCGCCAGCGACTACCTTTAGCCACTTGGACGCCTACATCTACCTGGAGCGACGCATCGCCGACAAGGGCCTTTACCCGGCCGTCGATCCGCTTGCCAGCACGTCCAAGAACCTTGACCCGCACATCGTGGGCGAGGACCATTACAACGTCGCCCGCAGCGTTCAACAGATTCTTCAGCGATACCGCGACCTGCAGGACATTATTGCCATTCTGGGCATTGACGAACTCTCGGACGACGACAAAGTTGCCGTCAACCGAGCGCGACGCATCGAGCGTTTCCTCAGCCAGCCTAACTTCGTGGCCGAGCAGTTCACCGGCATCCCCGGACGTTACGTCCGCGTCGAAGACACCGTCAAGGGCTTCAAGCGCATCATCGATGGAGAGTTAGACGACCTGCCCGAACAAGCCTTCTACATGTGCGGCGGCGTGGACGATGTGTTTGAAAAGGCCAAGGAGCTTCAAGGACAGGTCGCCTGA
- the gcvPB gene encoding aminomethyl-transferring glycine dehydrogenase subunit GcvPB has translation MVNTPLIFERSVPNRVGIEPPACDVPKKSLSELLGESNLRTDALMLPEVSEMDAVRHYTRLSQKNYGIDTGFYPLGSCTMKYNPRINEKVAALPGFGAIHPLQPASTVQGALKMLFELQSDLAAITGFPQVCVQTAAGAHGELLCLMLIKRYHESKGEGGARRYILIPDSAHGTNPASAALCGYEVKSIPTNAEGDTDLEALSAALDSSVAGMMMTNPSTLGLFDRNAKEACRLLHEAGALAFCDGANMNALVGIVRPADVGFDCMHLNLHKTFSTPHGGGGPGAGAIGVSAALEPFLPTPLIVKSGDGYGLEHDRPQAVGRIHSFYGNFGNLLRAYVYIRSYGGDGLRAIGEHSVLNANYMLSQIREEFPPHVDRYCMHECVVTAERFRQHDVRAFDIAKRLLDYGFHPPTMYFPLIVPECLMIEPTETESKQTIDSFAGALKTIAQEARENPDLLHDAPLTTPVRRLDETAAARNLRLRWQGETVYPEDVPACAC, from the coding sequence ATGGTCAACACCCCTCTCATCTTTGAACGAAGCGTACCGAACCGTGTTGGAATCGAGCCCCCTGCCTGCGATGTGCCCAAGAAAAGTCTGAGCGAACTGCTCGGCGAGAGCAATTTGCGAACCGATGCGCTGATGTTGCCCGAAGTGAGCGAAATGGACGCCGTGCGGCACTATACGCGGCTTTCGCAGAAGAACTATGGCATCGACACAGGGTTCTATCCGCTGGGGTCGTGCACGATGAAGTACAACCCGCGCATCAACGAAAAGGTGGCCGCGCTGCCCGGGTTTGGCGCGATCCATCCTCTGCAGCCGGCTTCGACGGTGCAGGGCGCCCTTAAGATGCTTTTCGAGCTTCAAAGCGATCTGGCGGCGATCACCGGCTTTCCACAGGTTTGCGTGCAGACTGCCGCCGGGGCGCATGGCGAACTGCTTTGCCTGATGCTGATCAAGCGGTACCACGAATCAAAAGGAGAAGGCGGCGCCCGCCGTTACATTCTGATACCCGACTCGGCGCACGGCACTAATCCGGCATCGGCGGCGCTCTGTGGTTACGAAGTTAAATCGATTCCGACCAACGCAGAAGGCGATACCGATTTGGAAGCGCTCTCAGCGGCGTTGGACAGCTCGGTTGCCGGCATGATGATGACCAACCCGAGCACGCTGGGGCTGTTTGACCGTAATGCCAAGGAGGCGTGTCGGCTGTTGCACGAGGCCGGAGCGCTGGCTTTCTGCGACGGCGCGAACATGAACGCCCTGGTTGGTATTGTAAGGCCAGCGGACGTTGGCTTCGACTGCATGCATCTAAACCTGCACAAGACGTTTTCGACGCCCCACGGCGGAGGCGGGCCGGGCGCCGGGGCGATCGGCGTCTCAGCCGCGTTAGAGCCGTTTTTGCCAACGCCGCTGATCGTCAAGTCGGGCGACGGGTACGGCCTTGAGCACGATCGGCCTCAGGCCGTTGGGCGGATCCACTCTTTCTATGGCAACTTTGGCAATCTGCTTCGAGCCTATGTTTACATTCGATCGTATGGCGGCGACGGATTGCGCGCAATAGGGGAGCATTCCGTGCTGAACGCAAACTACATGCTTTCGCAGATTAGGGAGGAGTTCCCGCCTCATGTGGATCGATACTGTATGCACGAGTGCGTCGTAACGGCGGAGCGATTTAGGCAACACGACGTACGAGCCTTCGACATTGCCAAGCGGCTGTTGGACTACGGTTTTCATCCGCCCACCATGTACTTTCCGCTCATCGTGCCAGAGTGCTTGATGATCGAGCCGACCGAGACAGAAAGCAAACAGACCATCGACTCCTTTGCAGGCGCATTGAAAACCATCGCGCAAGAAGCCCGCGAAAATCCCGACTTGTTGCACGACGCGCCGCTGACGACGCCCGTGCGTCGTTTGGACGAGACGGCGGCCGCGCGCAACCTGCGCCTAAGGTGGCAAGGCGAGACGGTCTATCCCGAGGACGTTCCGGCTTGCGCGTGCTGA
- the atpC gene encoding ATP synthase F1 subunit epsilon translates to MREFLFSVVSAERTVLETRAISVTLPGAVGSYGVYGGHVPMVTELAIGTIEYRTADQKEGVLSISGGFAEVLPDRVVVLADTAELGAELDLDRARTAMQRVQEMLDKAPNEEERAELRLSLERARARIKAIEKSEH, encoded by the coding sequence ATGAGAGAGTTTCTGTTCTCAGTCGTTAGCGCCGAGCGCACGGTACTGGAGACGCGCGCGATTTCGGTAACGCTGCCTGGGGCGGTTGGCTCGTACGGCGTCTACGGCGGCCATGTGCCGATGGTTACCGAGTTGGCCATCGGCACTATCGAATACCGCACTGCCGATCAAAAGGAAGGCGTCCTCTCGATCTCTGGCGGCTTTGCAGAAGTGTTGCCGGACCGCGTCGTAGTATTGGCCGATACGGCGGAATTAGGCGCTGAGCTCGACTTGGACCGTGCCCGTACAGCCATGCAACGGGTTCAAGAGATGCTCGATAAAGCGCCCAACGAAGAGGAGCGCGCCGAACTTCGATTGAGCCTAGAGCGCGCCCGCGCCAGGATCAAAGCGATCGAGAAGAGCGAACACTAG
- a CDS encoding universal stress protein produces MRLLGFGDAGEESLPQKLLVAVPGRANDRRTLELACEVAMAVGAEIEAVHVLELPRSVSTDDPNPPGMAQAEAAIANAKTIMTDAGIEGAAQVIRSHQVAKALLQRAEDTKVDVIVMEAGRRKGIGVALMGDNLDIVLRNAQCGVWAVRFPEEG; encoded by the coding sequence ATGCGTTTGCTTGGCTTTGGCGACGCCGGTGAAGAAAGCCTTCCCCAGAAGCTGTTGGTCGCAGTGCCTGGCCGTGCCAACGACCGCCGCACCTTAGAACTGGCTTGCGAGGTCGCTATGGCAGTAGGGGCTGAAATCGAGGCGGTGCACGTCCTAGAACTGCCCCGTTCCGTCTCGACGGACGATCCGAATCCGCCCGGCATGGCGCAAGCAGAAGCGGCGATCGCTAACGCAAAAACCATCATGACCGACGCTGGCATAGAAGGCGCCGCTCAAGTCATTCGTTCGCACCAAGTTGCCAAAGCGCTCCTGCAAAGGGCGGAAGACACAAAGGTAGACGTGATCGTAATGGAAGCCGGGCGCCGAAAAGGGATTGGTGTGGCTCTAATGGGAGACAACCTGGACATTGTGCTGCGAAACGCTCAGTGCGGCGTATGGGCTGTGCGATTTCCTGAGGAGGGATAA
- a CDS encoding isocitrate dehydrogenase (NAD(+)), translated as MSNRTVTLIPGDGIGPEVAAATVKVIEATAVPIQWETYEAGTEVFNKYGTPVPNEVFQSIVRNRWAIKGPITTPIGAGYASVNVLMRKTLNLYANVRPAKSSPGISTPFKNVDIVVVRENSEDLYSGLEHVVVPGVVESLKIITETASLRIARYAFEFAQRHNRKKVTAVHKANIMKKSDGLFLECCQKVARDFPNFEYSEIIVDNACMQLVTKPHQFDVMVMPNLYGDILSDLCAGLVGGLGLAPSVNVGENVHLYEAVHGSAPDIAGRNLANPIALILSGAMMLVDMGEIEAADRIERAVLSVLERGETLTGDLGGKATTTELTDAIIHEMRVVA; from the coding sequence ATGTCCAATCGCACCGTTACCCTGATCCCCGGAGACGGCATCGGCCCCGAAGTCGCCGCAGCCACCGTCAAAGTGATCGAGGCGACAGCTGTTCCGATCCAGTGGGAGACGTACGAAGCAGGCACTGAAGTCTTCAACAAATACGGCACACCAGTGCCAAACGAGGTTTTTCAGTCGATCGTTCGCAATCGCTGGGCGATCAAAGGTCCTATCACCACGCCCATCGGCGCAGGCTATGCCAGCGTCAACGTCTTGATGCGCAAGACGCTGAACTTGTACGCCAATGTCCGTCCCGCAAAGAGTTCTCCCGGCATCTCGACGCCGTTCAAGAACGTCGATATTGTGGTGGTGCGCGAGAACAGCGAGGACCTTTATTCGGGGCTTGAGCACGTGGTCGTGCCGGGCGTTGTCGAGAGCCTTAAGATTATCACCGAAACCGCCAGCCTTCGGATTGCTCGGTATGCGTTCGAGTTTGCTCAGCGGCACAATCGGAAGAAAGTGACTGCGGTGCACAAGGCTAACATCATGAAGAAGTCGGACGGTCTCTTTTTGGAGTGTTGCCAAAAGGTCGCCCGAGACTTTCCGAACTTTGAGTACTCGGAGATTATCGTTGATAACGCCTGTATGCAGCTGGTTACGAAACCCCACCAGTTCGACGTGATGGTGATGCCAAACCTGTATGGCGATATTCTCTCCGACCTGTGCGCTGGTTTGGTGGGCGGGCTGGGATTGGCTCCGAGCGTAAACGTGGGGGAGAATGTTCATCTCTACGAGGCTGTCCATGGCTCGGCGCCCGACATTGCGGGTCGCAATTTGGCCAACCCGATCGCGCTGATCCTGAGCGGCGCGATGATGCTGGTGGACATGGGCGAGATCGAGGCCGCTGACAGAATTGAGCGTGCGGTCTTGAGCGTTTTGGAGAGAGGCGAAACACTGACAGGCGATCTTGGCGGCAAGGCGACCACGACCGAACTGACCGACGCGATTATCCATGAAATGCGAGTCGTTGCTTAG
- a CDS encoding NAD-binding protein, which translates to MFVIVAGGGDVGYYLTKALAQQGYEVALLEKDRRRAAHLGHELSDIVIHGDACEVRVLNSAGAKRADVVVAATGDDEDNLIISQLAKDYFKVKRILARVRDPRHERLFKRLGILETICSTRYIINLLEQEVEVGEVLPIGALQRGQIEIIEAEITPDSPVVGKAVEEVKLPEGSLIAALVRDGQPLPCSQMVMSPGDTVILVATEEHRKALIKLFAA; encoded by the coding sequence ATGTTTGTGATCGTTGCGGGCGGCGGAGATGTCGGTTACTACCTTACAAAGGCTCTGGCCCAACAAGGCTATGAAGTGGCGCTGCTTGAGAAGGATCGTCGGCGCGCGGCGCATCTTGGACACGAACTGAGCGATATCGTGATCCATGGCGATGCCTGTGAAGTGCGCGTGCTGAACAGCGCCGGAGCCAAGCGTGCAGACGTTGTTGTGGCGGCTACGGGCGATGACGAGGACAATCTGATCATCTCGCAATTGGCAAAGGACTATTTTAAGGTCAAGCGCATTTTGGCGCGAGTGCGAGACCCTCGCCACGAGCGCCTTTTCAAGCGACTGGGCATTCTGGAGACGATCTGTAGCACGCGATACATCATCAACCTTTTGGAGCAAGAAGTCGAGGTGGGCGAAGTCTTGCCGATCGGCGCTCTTCAGCGAGGTCAAATAGAGATTATCGAGGCCGAAATCACGCCCGACTCCCCCGTTGTCGGCAAGGCTGTCGAAGAGGTGAAGCTGCCCGAAGGAAGCCTGATCGCCGCCCTTGTGCGGGACGGTCAGCCATTGCCCTGCTCCCAGATGGTGATGTCGCCCGGGGACACCGTTATCTTGGTCGCTACCGAGGAGCATCGCAAGGCTCTGATAAAACTCTTCGCGGCATGA
- a CDS encoding Mrp/NBP35 family ATP-binding protein, whose product MSQDLDPLILASLSQIVDPDLGRDIVSLGFVKSAKIESGIASAVIELTTPACPVKEEMQAEAERLLAAIPGVGQVKVQMTARVREKAGMDGSALPGVKHIVAIASGKGGVGKSTISVNLAVALAESGAKTGLLDADIYGPSIPMMMGAENQKPHIANDKMQPIRRYGVSLMSLGFLLEEGQAAMWRGPIVAGTVRQLFQDVEWGELDYLLVDLPPGTGDAPLTVAQGVPLSGVVVVMTPQDVAASIAAKSAILFQRLEAPILGVVENMASFKCPCCGEISEIFPGRGAQAIAERLEVPFLGSIPLDPDVSRSSDAGKPAVVAMPLSDHAQALKSIAQQVAAQISIRTAQNS is encoded by the coding sequence ATGAGCCAAGACCTCGATCCCCTAATTTTAGCGAGCCTTTCGCAGATCGTCGATCCCGACTTGGGACGCGACATCGTCTCGCTCGGCTTTGTCAAGAGCGCGAAGATCGAATCGGGCATCGCCTCTGCCGTCATAGAACTCACGACGCCCGCCTGCCCAGTGAAGGAAGAGATGCAGGCCGAAGCCGAACGGTTATTAGCGGCCATCCCGGGGGTCGGTCAGGTCAAAGTCCAGATGACCGCAAGGGTGCGGGAGAAGGCCGGCATGGACGGCTCCGCATTGCCGGGCGTGAAGCATATCGTCGCCATAGCCAGCGGCAAGGGCGGCGTCGGCAAATCGACTATCTCGGTCAATTTGGCCGTCGCGCTGGCGGAGAGCGGCGCCAAAACCGGCCTGTTGGACGCCGACATCTATGGTCCCAGCATCCCCATGATGATGGGGGCCGAGAACCAAAAGCCGCACATCGCCAACGATAAGATGCAGCCCATCCGCCGATATGGCGTTTCGCTTATGTCGCTCGGCTTTTTGTTAGAAGAGGGTCAAGCCGCCATGTGGCGCGGGCCGATCGTCGCAGGCACGGTGCGGCAGCTGTTCCAAGACGTCGAATGGGGCGAACTGGACTACCTGCTCGTCGATCTGCCGCCAGGCACGGGCGACGCGCCCCTCACCGTAGCGCAAGGCGTACCCTTATCCGGAGTGGTCGTGGTGATGACGCCGCAGGATGTGGCCGCCTCGATCGCCGCTAAATCGGCCATTCTATTCCAACGGTTAGAGGCGCCGATCTTGGGCGTTGTGGAGAACATGGCGTCGTTCAAATGCCCGTGCTGCGGCGAGATCAGCGAGATTTTCCCTGGGCGCGGCGCCCAGGCAATTGCCGAACGGTTGGAAGTTCCCTTTTTGGGCTCGATCCCGCTCGACCCCGACGTATCCCGAAGCAGCGATGCGGGCAAGCCCGCAGTAGTGGCAATGCCTTTGTCCGATCACGCCCAAGCGCTCAAAAGCATTGCCCAGCAGGTGGCCGCTCAGATCAGCATTCGGACGGCCCAAAACTCTTAA